A region of the Vanrija pseudolonga chromosome 2, complete sequence genome:
GACATTCTTGACGATACcgtggccgcgccgctcccagCTGAGCGAGAGcccgcgcacctcgacgtcaaTGTTGTCGCGGGTCATGTGgctctcgtcgacgtcggtcgtCTTGCCGCGGTTGTGCGAGTCGATCTCGGACGCGTggcgcaccccgccgccgttgtaATAGGTCAAGATGACACAGGCGATGGCGTACTGCGCAATCACCCAGCCGAGCAGCCCGCCAAACCACGCGCCGAGGTTGATATCGTAGTCGAAGTCAAAGCCACGCAGCACATTGTTCCCGATACActggtcgaggttggcctGAGAGTCTTGCGGGCAGTTAAAGATCCTGTCCTTGAAGATGACAGTGCAGACGATGCGGAACGAGTAAAAGTATGGCGAGATCCACCGGATCCACTTGACGTATTGTGGCGGGTGGACGATGGCGAAGCCGGCACTGAGGATCTGGAAAATGTTGACGGCGTTGCCGAAGAGCGACGCCTCGGGGAACGAGCGCGTGACGGAGGATACTAGGAGGGCGAGTCCCTGCGTGGAGAACTGGACGACCATGGTCGACGCAATGACGGTGAACAGCCGGCTCGCCACATCATCCATGCGCAGCTCGGAGATAAAGTACACGAGGATCATGTAGATTGTCGGCGCGACGATCGCGGGTACGAGGAACGACAGCCAGTCGGCAATGACCCACGGGACCACGTCGTACAGTCTAtcttcgcgctcgcggtcgaaGATGATCAGGTCGGTGCAGAACTTGTAGATCCAGAACACTTGCTGGAGGTAGAACACGCCGGGGATGAGCTGGAATGAGAGGTTCTTCATCGACTGGATACCCGTCGGGTTCTGCGCAGGTTAGCCTTGTCAGTGTGGCACGTGAACCCACTTCTGGCAGCTTGTAGTAGGTCGCGCCGACAATCACGCCCAACACGAGGCCCTGGCAcatgaggccgaggacagTAGGGAAGTTGCGGTAGACGTTACGGTGTGCGCGCGAAGTGAGCACGCGCGTCTGCTTCCAGAACCCGGGACGTTTCTGGTCCGCCGACTCTTCAGACGTGGTCGATACAATGCGCTGCAGCTGGTCTGCGGTGGTGCCGGACGGGATACGCTGCAGGCCGCCGGGTGTGGTCCCGTCGCTGCGCGACggggcgagcaggtcggggTTCTTCTTATCGCTGATCACGCTCGTGACGCCCTGCATCGTTGAACTGCGGACCGACCAGCGCTTATCCGACCCGCGTGTCGAACGGCGGGAGCGCGGGGtccgctccttctccttgtcggcgcTGAAGTCCTCCTTCCCGAGCTTGATGTGCGCCTCCCACGCGTTCGTGAGGGacagcacgcgcgcgcgcgaggcctCCTCGTTCTCCGGCGTGCGGTTGTCAATGGACGAGACGTCGATGAGGAAGTCTGCGGTCAGCAACGCCGTGGAAGCGACTCACCGAGAGGGTTCACGCCCACCTCGACATCATGTCCCAGGCTGTGGAACCACGGGAGGCATTCTGACCGCGGGCCAGAGTACACCACCTTGCCCTTTGACAGCAGGCACAGCCTGTCGAAGAGCGGGAACGCGtcggagcgcggcgcgtggatCGAGAGAATGACGGTAcgtccgcggcgcgcgagcgccgagagtGTCCTTAGCAGCAGGTAACTCGTGTACGCGTCGAGCCCTGAcgtcggctcgtcgaggatgagcacAGAGGGAAGGGTGACGAGCACGCAGCCGATGGAGAGGCggcgcttctcgccgccgctaaTGCCTTTACGGAAcggcccgccgacgaccgtgtcggccgcgtcgcgcagtccgagctcgtcgagcgtctgcTCAACGATAAGCGACAGGGCCTCGGACGACAGGCTGGTCGGGAGGCGCAGCCGTGCGGCGTACGTGAGCGTTTCGCGCACTGACGGACGACGTCAGCAACACCACGCGGCGCCACACCTACCTGTCAGACACTCGACGAGATAGTCCTGCTGCCGCACAAAGCCgatacgccgccgcgcctcgttCTTGCTCAGCACCGAGCCAGAGTACGGGGATACATAGGCGACCTGCCCCGCCAGCGTGGGGAGATCGGCCATGCGGTGCGCCACGGCGTTGAGCAGCGTCGTCTTGCCCGATCCCGAGCCGCCGAGACTGGGCGGGCGTCAGTGGATCTGCGCCGTGTTGGGTACTTACATGGCGAGCACTTCGCCCTGGTGGCATGCAACCGACACGTCGTTGAGGATgaccttgcgcttggcgctcgtctcgtcgttgtcgtcggtctTGGGCTTCTGCTTGAACTCGCCGCGCAGGAGTCTGGAGTCAGCATAACTCGCGCTGCCGGACCAACGCACCCAAACACCCGCTCATACTTGTGATGCGGGACGCCGACCGTCAGCCCGTCGACCTCAAGgtcgaacggcggcggcggagggaggttgagcagcgcggacgtgtcctcgccgtcgggttcgtcgcgcgccgccacctcccACTCGCGTTTCTCGAgcgccttctcgtcgtcagAGTACCGCGGGGCAACGATCGTCGGCGCATCCCGCATGGTTGGTGTGTCGCGGAGGGTCGATGAGGTAGCTGGCActgttggcgtcggcggctcggtCGAGCCGGTGAtgtacgacgacggcccgcTCGTCTCCGCTCCGCTGACCGATGCCGCGGGCGTGGGGCCCAGCTGTTCTGTGCCGTCCGTAGATGTGGGTGCTGCGACTCGGCTCGTACTTCCTACAGGCTCCACCACTGCTCCGCTGTCTGTGATGCTCGATGACTCCGGCTGGGGCGCTgatggtggtgtgggtgcatgctctggcgctgctggtgtGGGGACCGAATctccctcgtcgacgacgacgccttcGTCGACCTGCTGCGTCTGTTTCTCGTCGTGGTCCGAGCGGACGGCGGCCGCCGGCCCAGAAGCGGCTGCCGCTTCCACTACCGATGTCCCATGGGCTACTCCCGCGTCCCCCTCAGCTGCTGCCATTTTGATCGAGCTGGGGCCGTGTGTGATGCGCCGGCGGTGCGATGGGAAGAaagcgacgaggcggcggttgGCTTCCTTAATAGGTTCGGTGGATCGCAGTGCGTGTCCTAGAGTTGTCCTGCCTGCTGGCCTTGatggcgtgcggcgcgcaTTGAGGGGCTGCGAGATGCAGATGCTGTGGTGGGAGACGGACAGCGACGGCTCCTGCTTGGCCGCTTTCTCGCTCCTAGCAGGATCCTTGGCTTGCTAACTCGCCTTGGAAGGTGGTGCCTcgcggcggcaccgagccGGTTCTGGTCCCCGGAACCCGTCCGGAATGTCCGAAGCTGACGGCAGCACGAGGCACTTgactccacccaccaccaccaccgcacgGCAATGACCGCCGCTACTGTGAGCCCCCCTTCGGTGTTTCCGACTCCACCGTGCCGTGTGGGGCTTATCAGCCGAGGCACACCACAAAGTTGGGAAACGTGCATTGATTCATTCAATCCGGCCCAAAACATGCTACAACCAACGAACGCGTCTACGCAAACTCCTCAATCACACTGCGCG
Encoded here:
- the YOL075C gene encoding putative ABC transporter ATP-binding protein/permease is translated as MAAAEGDAGVAHGTSVVEAAAASGPAAAVRSDHDEKQTQQVDEGVVVDEGDSVPTPAAPEHAPTPPSAPQPESSSITDSGAVVEPVGSTSRVAAPTSTDGTEQLGPTPAASVSGAETSGPSSYITGSTEPPTPTVPATSSTLRDTPTMRDAPTIVAPRYSDDEKALEKREWEVAARDEPDGEDTSALLNLPPPPPFDLEVDGLTVGVPHHKYERVFGLLRGEFKQKPKTDDNDETSAKRKVILNDVSVACHQGEVLAILGGSGSGKTTLLNAVAHRMADLPTLAGQVAYVSPYSGSVLSKNEARRRIGFVRQQDYLVECLTVRETLTYAARLRLPTSLSSEALSLIVEQTLDELGLRDAADTVVGGPFRKGISGGEKRRLSIGCVLVTLPSVLILDEPTSGLDAYTSYLLLRTLSALARRGRTVILSIHAPRSDAFPLFDRLCLLSKGKVVYSGPRSECLPWFHSLGHDVEVGVNPLDFLIDVSSIDNRTPENEEASRARVLSLTNAWEAHIKLGKEDFSADKEKERTPRSRRSTRGSDKRWSVRSSTMQGVTSVISDKKNPDLLAPSRSDGTTPGGLQRIPSGTTADQLQRIVSTTSEESADQKRPGFWKQTRVLTSRAHRNVYRNFPTVLGLMCQGLVLGVIVGATYYKLPENPTGIQSMKNLSFQLIPGVFYLQQVFWIYKFCTDLIIFDREREDRLYDVVPWVIADWLSFLVPAIVAPTIYMILVYFISELRMDDVASRLFTVIASTMVVQFSTQGLALLVSSVTRSFPEASLFGNAVNIFQILSAGFAIVHPPQYVKWIRWISPYFYSFRIVCTVIFKDRIFNCPQDSQANLDQCIGNNVLRGFDFDYDINLGAWFGGLLGWVIAQYAIACVILTYYNGGGVRHASEIDSHNRGKTTDVDESHMTRDNIDVEVRGLSLSWERRGHGIVKNVKKTILNDISLRFPAGEISAILGPSGAGKSTLLQILANRKLNAGPMARFYRTGELFFAGQKANSLAWSNVAFVEQEDDWHLPSLTVRETLRYAAILRLPTKIPRKQKIARAETVLRMLGLKDCADLPVGGPLVKGISGGEKRRLSLAVQMINDPAVLVVDEPTSGLDSSIALSVMQVLKDIAATGRTVIATIHQPRSDIWRLADNVTLLAKGGIVAFNGRQSEAVDYFNNLGYPMPSAYFNPADHLLDLVSVDPRPGPPHDASEKRVQRITGTWHAVEAKEVGDEPVGSGNGSSSPETVTPPQTITRGEGTTPMRIALPVVLSRHWISLWRQKEVLFNRWFQSTLMGAMFLLFFQRLTHGPQGAQDRIGISIQSTQSVSFVGLINAMAVLPAERNLYLHEAQSSARYSPATFVIMYTLVEQAPQIFSALVYGAIMNVAVGMQTSARIYFEFITTIWALLNMGESMALATGMWVRSPGLTVTIISTLLSVVGQISGIMSLSVPTWMADVAWFTCYKAAVRIQVINEYLGLKFNCTPEQVSTGKCIAQNGGQVIALFGWKDLNTAKFTGIVVAVAIGWRLLAYFSVVGRVGGFR